One window of Drosophila busckii strain San Diego stock center, stock number 13000-0081.31 chromosome 3L, ASM1175060v1, whole genome shotgun sequence genomic DNA carries:
- the LOC108600161 gene encoding porphobilinogen deaminase has product MSGQEKVIRVGSRKSELALIQTKHVIGRLQKLYPKQKFEIHTMSTFGDRVLNVSLPKIGEKSLFTRDLEDALRNGGVDFVVHSLKDLPTALPTGMAVGAVLEREDARDALVLRENFKGHTIATLPEGSVIGTSSLRRTAQIRRQYPHLIVSDIRGNLNTRLAKLDAKDSKFAGIILAQAGLVRMGWMSRISQVLEPTDLLYAVGQGALAVECRANDVQILTMLQKLMCLNTTCRILAERSFLKTLGGGCSAPVAVWSKLNGEAHQQSDSGLSLIGAVWSLDGAIEIRDELDCALNETVAADLQQRKRAAGGGQLENANGNGNGNGNNSNSCDSPPAIKRARNGNDSPGNGSDSSTGSPRQQGSPPIICEDASVTGYSMEELLERHIDLARKCPVIGQDHNNTQGAGGDAANCNGEAGGGDADSNNANAGAHCPLQMNVGQDVMGECPFVSKETKISYATAGKCPITNPTVDEPDNATVSFAAASSSKCPFAAMHQGSGLEAAPPADKSNQVKCPFLQKTVQMFDYADEEQPQPQQLKLPLLNEDVSNLFCGLYQHACYSRELYVKANQLGQTLAEQLIKRGALDVMKVAQAEIHSKVVS; this is encoded by the exons ATACCATGTCCACCTTTGGAGATCGTGTGCTGAACGTCTCATTGCCTAAAATTGGCGAGAAGAGTCTGTTCACTAGAGATCTGGAGGATGCACTACGCAATGGCGGTGTTGATTTCGTTGTGCACTCACTAAAGGATTTGCCAACGGCGCTGCCAACTGGCATGGCGGTCGGTGCCGTGCTGGAGCGCGAGGATGCCAGAGATGCATTAGTGCTACGTGAGAATTTCAAGGGCCATACCATTGCCACGCTGCCCGAGGGCAGTGTCATCG gCACCTCGTCCTTGAGGCGTACGGCTCAGATACGTCGCCAGTACCCGCACCTGATAGTCTCCGACATAAGAGGCAATTTGAATACGCGCCTGGCCAAGTTGGATGCCAAAGATTCCAAGTTTGCTGGCATTATCTTGGCGCAGGCGGGTCTGGTGCGTATGGGCTGGATGAGTCGCATTAGCCAGGTGCTGGAGCCGACAGATCTGCTCTATGCTGTGGGTCAGGGTGCTTTAGCTGTAGAGTGTCGCGCCAATGATGTTCAGATACTAACCATGTTGCAGAAGCTCATGTGCCTGAACACCACCTGCCGTATTTTGGCCGAGCGCAGTTTCCTCAAGACATTGGGCGGCGGCTGCTCGGCACCGGTGGCCGTCTGGAGCAAACTGAACGGTGAAGCACACCAACAATCAGATTCGGGCTTGTCGTTGATTGGCGCTGTCTGGAGTCTGGATGGTGCGATTGAGATACGCGATGAACTGGATTGTGCTTTAAATGAAACTGTGGCCGCGGATCTTCAACAGCGCAAGCGTGCAGCTGGCGGAGGGCAGTTGGAGAATGccaatggaaatggaaatggcaacggaaacaatagcaacagctgcgACTCGCCGCCAGCGATAAAGCGCGCCAGAAATGGCAACGACTCGCCAGGTAATGGCTCTGATTCGAGCACAGGCAGTCCACGCCAGCAAGGTAGTCCGCCTATCATTTGTGAGGATGCATCTGTCACCGGCTACAGTATGGAGGAGCTGTTGGAGCGCCACATTGATCTTGCTCGCAAGTGTCCCGTCATAGGACAGGACCACAACAATACCCAAGGCGCTGGCGGTGATGCCGCCAACTGCAATGGCGAAGCAGGCGGTGGCGATGCGGacagcaacaatgccaatgCTGGTGCGCATTGTCCGCTCCAAATGAACGTGGGCCAGGATGTTATGGGCGAGTGTCCATTTGTCAGCAAAGAGACCAAAATTTCATACGCCACCGCCGGCAAGTGTCCAATTACGAATCCCACAGTCGACGAGCCGGACAATGCTACAGTCTCTTTCGCAGCTGCAAGCTCTTCCAAGTGCCCCTTTGCTGCTATGCACCAGGGCAGTGGCTTGGAGGCAGCGCCGCCAGCGGACAAGAGCAATCAAGTCAAGTGTCCCTTTCTGCAAAAGACAGTGCAGATGTTTGACTATGCCGATGAagagcagccacagccgcagcagctcaagctgccgctgcttaaCGAGGATGTTAGCAATCTATTTTGTGGACTCTACCAGCATGCCTGCTACAGTCGCGAGCTTTACGTCAAGGCCAATCAGCTGGGCCAGACGCTGGCCGAGCAGCTAATCAAACGTGGCGCATTGGATGTCATGAAGGTGGCTCAGGCAGAGATACATAGCAAGGTGGTGTCTTGA